In one window of Methanoculleus chikugoensis DNA:
- a CDS encoding ArsR/SmtB family transcription factor codes for MANDVVVVQPGDERAQKIARAMASQTANTIIQAFGGGPLTSSEVARRMKIPITTASYHIENLLDAGLLEVMETRWSEKGREVKVYGLANQVLIIAPPASDLRSVLQKYATLFGVVVLASIGLWSILPAVLPFGGSTPVSRLMTENGDKYAGGTGEDVSTLQSPVPALDGAGALPAHDIVMGFFFGACAVLLALLAYEVYYWWRTSPRYRVEEEHEE; via the coding sequence ATGGCGAATGATGTTGTAGTTGTCCAGCCGGGTGATGAACGGGCACAGAAGATCGCCCGGGCGATGGCGAGCCAGACGGCAAACACGATCATCCAGGCCTTCGGCGGCGGGCCGCTGACGTCGTCGGAGGTCGCCCGGCGGATGAAGATCCCCATCACCACCGCTTCTTACCATATTGAGAACCTTCTCGACGCCGGGCTCCTTGAGGTCATGGAGACCCGCTGGAGCGAGAAGGGGCGTGAAGTGAAGGTCTACGGGCTCGCGAACCAGGTTCTCATCATCGCGCCCCCGGCAAGCGATCTCCGGTCGGTGCTGCAGAAGTACGCAACGCTCTTTGGGGTCGTCGTCCTCGCGAGCATCGGGCTCTGGTCAATCCTCCCGGCGGTGCTGCCGTTCGGCGGTTCTACGCCCGTTTCAAGGCTGATGACCGAGAATGGGGATAAATACGCAGGCGGCACCGGAGAGGATGTCTCGACGCTCCAGTCTCCCGTTCCTGCCCTGGACGGCGCCGGGGCGCTGCCGGCCCACGATATCGTGATGGGCTTCTTCTTCGGCGCCTGCGCGGTGCTGCTCGCGTTGCTGGCCTATGAGGTCTACTACTGGTGGCGCACATCCCCGCGTTACCGGGTGGAAGAAGAGCACGAAGAATAA
- a CDS encoding DUF2179 domain-containing protein, translating into MLGAVPGIDPEFFSLVVVPVFIFLARICDVTIGTMRIIFVSRGMKVVAPILGFVEVFIWIIAVGQIFQNLTNPLNYFAYAAGFATGNYVGMLVEERLAMGLALIRIITQRDATNLIDYLRAAGYGVTVLDAHGKQGPGKVIFSVVKRKNMRDVEDAIHEFNPRAFYSIEDVRRAAEGTFPATVPGPTPFSFGRVIRRGK; encoded by the coding sequence ATGCTCGGTGCCGTCCCAGGTATCGACCCGGAGTTCTTCTCCCTGGTCGTCGTCCCGGTCTTCATCTTTCTCGCACGCATCTGCGACGTCACCATCGGGACGATGCGGATCATCTTCGTCTCCCGCGGGATGAAGGTGGTCGCCCCTATCCTCGGGTTCGTCGAGGTCTTCATCTGGATCATTGCCGTCGGCCAGATCTTTCAGAACCTCACGAACCCTCTCAACTACTTCGCCTACGCGGCCGGGTTCGCCACCGGGAACTACGTCGGGATGCTTGTCGAGGAGCGGCTGGCGATGGGGCTCGCGCTCATCCGGATCATCACGCAGCGCGACGCGACGAACCTTATCGACTACCTCCGCGCCGCAGGCTACGGGGTGACCGTCCTCGACGCCCACGGGAAGCAGGGGCCGGGCAAGGTGATCTTCTCGGTGGTCAAGCGCAAAAACATGCGCGACGTGGAGGACGCCATCCATGAGTTCAACCCCAGGGCGTTCTACTCGATCGAGGACGTTCGGCGGGCGGCGGAGGGGACGTTTCCGGCAACCGTGCCGGGCCCGACACCGTTCTCCTTCGGAAGAGTCATCCGGAGGGGGAAGTAA
- a CDS encoding metallophosphoesterase encodes MNAVTETELLSRFGFYKGALYVREESLCVVSDVHIGLAEALYRQGLHFPLHEEETLLERFEAILGRFKPGVFVLGGDIFHAFDRVSRDVKETFETILATLRAECEVVLVRGSHDVMLPTIRGGTVERYDRGGYTVVHGDQAVDDHGTLIIGHDHPAIEIDLARFPCFLYGEGVVRGNDLIVLPAYNPLSPGVTINYAKSRDFLSPVLRRVDAGALQPVVEVDGETVVLPPLAGIRRFA; translated from the coding sequence ATGAACGCGGTCACGGAGACCGAACTCCTATCCCGGTTCGGTTTTTATAAGGGCGCGCTCTACGTCAGGGAGGAGTCCCTCTGCGTCGTCTCCGACGTCCATATCGGGCTTGCAGAGGCGCTCTACCGGCAGGGGCTCCACTTCCCGCTCCACGAGGAGGAGACGCTGCTCGAGCGGTTCGAGGCGATCCTCGGCCGGTTCAAGCCGGGGGTCTTCGTACTCGGCGGAGACATCTTCCACGCCTTCGATCGGGTGAGCCGGGATGTGAAGGAGACGTTTGAGACGATCCTCGCGACGCTCCGGGCGGAGTGCGAGGTCGTCCTCGTCCGGGGATCGCACGACGTCATGCTGCCGACGATCCGGGGAGGGACGGTCGAGCGCTACGACCGCGGCGGCTACACGGTGGTTCACGGCGATCAGGCGGTCGACGACCACGGGACGCTCATCATCGGCCACGACCACCCGGCGATCGAGATCGATCTCGCCCGGTTCCCCTGCTTCCTCTACGGCGAGGGCGTGGTGCGCGGGAACGACCTCATCGTATTGCCGGCCTATAACCCGCTCTCTCCGGGCGTCACGATCAACTACGCAAAGAGCCGCGACTTCCTCTCGCCCGTCCTCCGCCGCGTGGATGCAGGCGCCCTGCAACCGGTGGTGGAGGTCGACGGCGAGACGGTCGTCCTCCCGCCGCTCGCGGGCATCCGGCGGTTTGCATAA